From a region of the Xanthomonas rydalmerensis genome:
- a CDS encoding HEAT repeat domain-containing protein, whose product MPLIPSRAALPTDSGTDYADLLAQLAADSAAQRRTAARELQAHRDAAAALVAQLQNESSPSVREAILLTLAHLRDSVALQGLVDCLRSEDAALRNEAIAAMQQLPEEVAPLMSQLLTDPDSDVRIFAVNILESLRHPEIEEWLLQVIEQDAHSNVCATAVDLLGEVGSARARGPLQRLKQRFPDDPFIRFAADLALQRLEAP is encoded by the coding sequence ATGCCGCTGATTCCTTCCCGCGCCGCCCTCCCCACCGACAGCGGAACCGACTACGCCGACCTTCTGGCGCAACTCGCTGCCGACTCGGCAGCACAGCGCCGTACTGCCGCCCGTGAATTGCAGGCGCACCGCGATGCCGCCGCAGCGCTGGTCGCGCAGTTGCAGAACGAGAGCAGCCCCAGCGTGCGCGAAGCGATCCTGCTGACGCTGGCACACCTGCGCGATTCGGTTGCGCTGCAGGGCCTGGTGGACTGCCTGCGCAGCGAAGACGCCGCGCTGCGCAACGAAGCCATCGCGGCGATGCAGCAGTTGCCGGAGGAAGTGGCGCCGCTGATGAGCCAATTGCTGACCGACCCCGATTCGGACGTGCGCATCTTCGCGGTGAACATCCTCGAATCCTTGCGCCATCCGGAGATCGAGGAGTGGCTGCTGCAGGTCATCGAGCAGGACGCGCACAGCAACGTCTGCGCCACCGCGGTCGACCTGCTCGGCGAAGTCGGCAGCGCGCGTGCGCGCGGGCCGCTGCAGCGGCTGAAGCAACGCTTTCCGGACGACCCGTTCATCCGCTTCGCGGCCGACCTCGCCCTGCAACGCCTGGAAGCCCCGTGA
- the folK gene encoding 2-amino-4-hydroxy-6-hydroxymethyldihydropteridine diphosphokinase, which yields MTTVLLSLGSNLRPHHHLAAAIAALRRQFGAIVVSPTYRTAAVGFDGPAFLNNAVALQTDWELAPLDAWLHALEDAHGRDRSGPRFSDRTLDIDVVFYGDRIVEGPGHLRIPRPELRHAFVLKPLADIAADFVDPVSGQRLGALWQAHAEHGKAFEVVELVE from the coding sequence ATGACCACTGTGCTTCTGAGCCTGGGCAGCAACCTGCGCCCGCATCACCACCTGGCCGCGGCGATCGCGGCGCTGCGCCGGCAGTTCGGCGCGATCGTCGTGTCGCCGACCTATCGCACCGCAGCGGTCGGTTTCGATGGGCCGGCGTTCCTCAACAATGCAGTGGCACTGCAGACCGATTGGGAGCTGGCGCCGCTGGATGCCTGGCTGCACGCGTTGGAGGATGCGCACGGCCGCGACCGCAGCGGCCCGCGCTTCAGCGACCGCACCCTGGACATCGACGTGGTGTTCTACGGCGATCGTATCGTCGAAGGGCCCGGCCACCTGCGCATCCCCCGCCCCGAGCTGCGCCACGCCTTCGTGCTCAAGCCGCTGGCCGACATCGCCGCGGACTTCGTCGATCCTGTCAGCGGCCAACGCCTTGGTGCGCTGTGGCAGGCGCATGCGGAGCATGGCAAGGCGTTCGAGGTGGTGGAGTTGGTTGAGTAG
- a CDS encoding methyl-accepting chemotaxis protein encodes MALVKHSQKQATRASDGPRATTTRDAEAQRKRARTLAKQQQAAERIAAATTQLASGINEAAAAAEELKRASDQIAAGAEEASSGAQESLAAFKLMDDAIARQRHNADLSQARVESTQALVARANTDIISLVANVGFVAQRQAASVQRVQELEQQAANIGDIVKAVVRIADQTNLLALNAAIEAARAGKHGKGFAVVADEVRTLAETSEKSAKQIQDLVGQIQQEVKVVAEGINTSATSIESEVAKGRTITEQLEQIRKDAIEVAAGATEIANGAQQSASATQQALKGSENIAAAAEEQSAAAEESAKTVAEQSRALSECEQTTQALSELSEDLKSSTDVAKSAEEVASAAEELSSAVQEINRSSAQILTAIDQIRRGAQVQAASVEEAATAVAQIESGLTIAQNRAQTSNERVIAIKGLMAVNKSAVDTLIAGIGQSAEATRISIRQITELELVSRRIDKIVDAITTVSIQTNMLAVNGAIEAARAGEFGKGFVVVATDIRNLAHDSAENADRIKDLVKAVQDQIGVVGRDLNEIVTTTFNEAEKAKVSTANLIQIETDITAAEAGIAEVLASANDIATAISQVRTGMTQISAAAQQAEKAASESAAAAQQQSQGTEELAAAIEEISSLADELQSA; translated from the coding sequence ATGGCACTCGTGAAACATTCCCAGAAGCAAGCCACCAGGGCGTCCGACGGCCCGCGTGCGACCACCACCCGCGATGCCGAAGCGCAGCGCAAGCGCGCCCGCACCCTGGCCAAGCAGCAGCAGGCCGCCGAGCGCATCGCCGCGGCGACGACGCAACTGGCCTCGGGAATCAACGAGGCCGCCGCGGCGGCCGAAGAACTGAAGCGGGCCTCCGATCAGATCGCCGCCGGCGCGGAAGAGGCGAGCAGCGGCGCGCAGGAATCATTGGCCGCCTTCAAGCTGATGGACGACGCCATCGCCCGCCAGCGCCACAACGCGGACCTGAGCCAGGCGCGGGTGGAATCCACGCAGGCGCTGGTGGCACGCGCCAACACCGACATCATCAGTCTGGTCGCCAACGTCGGCTTCGTCGCGCAACGCCAGGCCGCCTCGGTGCAGCGGGTGCAGGAACTGGAGCAGCAGGCCGCCAACATCGGCGACATCGTCAAGGCGGTGGTACGCATCGCCGACCAGACCAACCTGCTGGCGCTCAACGCCGCGATCGAGGCGGCCCGTGCCGGCAAGCATGGCAAGGGCTTTGCCGTGGTCGCCGACGAGGTGCGCACGCTGGCCGAGACCTCGGAGAAGAGCGCCAAGCAGATCCAGGACCTGGTCGGACAGATCCAGCAGGAAGTGAAGGTGGTGGCCGAGGGCATCAACACCTCCGCGACCTCCATCGAAAGCGAAGTGGCCAAGGGCCGCACGATCACCGAACAGCTCGAGCAGATCCGCAAGGACGCCATCGAGGTCGCCGCCGGCGCCACCGAGATCGCCAATGGCGCGCAGCAGTCCGCCAGCGCCACCCAGCAGGCGCTGAAGGGTTCGGAGAACATCGCCGCGGCGGCCGAGGAGCAGTCGGCGGCGGCCGAGGAATCGGCCAAGACCGTGGCCGAACAGTCGCGTGCCCTGAGCGAGTGCGAGCAGACCACGCAGGCGCTGTCGGAACTGTCCGAGGACCTGAAGAGTTCCACCGATGTGGCCAAGAGCGCCGAGGAAGTGGCCTCGGCCGCCGAAGAACTGTCCTCGGCGGTGCAGGAGATCAACCGTTCCAGCGCGCAGATCCTGACCGCGATCGACCAGATCCGCCGCGGTGCGCAGGTGCAGGCGGCCAGCGTCGAAGAAGCGGCCACGGCGGTCGCGCAGATCGAAAGCGGCCTGACGATCGCGCAGAACCGCGCGCAGACCAGCAACGAGCGCGTGATCGCGATCAAGGGGCTGATGGCGGTCAACAAGAGCGCGGTCGATACGCTCATCGCCGGCATCGGCCAGTCGGCCGAAGCCACCCGCATCAGCATCCGCCAGATCACCGAACTGGAGCTGGTGTCGCGGCGCATCGACAAGATCGTCGACGCCATCACCACCGTCTCGATCCAGACCAACATGCTGGCGGTCAACGGTGCGATCGAAGCCGCACGTGCCGGCGAGTTCGGCAAGGGCTTCGTGGTCGTGGCCACCGACATCCGCAACCTGGCCCACGATTCGGCCGAGAACGCCGACCGCATCAAGGACCTGGTGAAGGCGGTGCAGGACCAGATCGGCGTGGTCGGCCGCGACCTCAACGAGATCGTCACCACCACCTTCAACGAAGCCGAAAAGGCCAAGGTCAGCACCGCCAACCTGATCCAGATCGAGACCGACATCACCGCCGCGGAAGCCGGCATCGCCGAGGTGCTGGCCAGCGCCAACGACATCGCCACCGCGATCTCCCAGGTGCGGACCGGCATGACCCAGATCTCGGCGGCGGCGCAGCAGGCCGAAAAAGCCGCCAGCGAGTCCGCCGCCGCCGCCCAGCAGCAGTCGCAAGGCACCGAAGAACTGGCCGCCGCCATCGAGGAGATTTCCTCGCTGGCCGACGAACTGCAAAGCGCGTGA
- a CDS encoding chemotaxis protein CheW, with amino-acid sequence MDDDASDAEGAGTSSGRLFVTFLVGSDVFAVDMAPVQEIIRVPDMVRVPLAPPALDGLANLRGRVLPIISLARVFGLPERPADDSSRAVVIDLGQPLGFVVDRVASVVEVQPDSIQDIGEISATVNSELLSGLLKDVGGHQMVMVLDFARLIASQFGTIGALVRHAGSAGFVEDARDEEDDANNDQLQLVSFEVAGQEYAIGIEQVQEIVQVPEHLVQVPHSQQHVLGVMTLRQRLLPLVSLRSLFGLPRQGVNERSRIVVINSGHLSVGVVMDSVKEVLRVHRSAVDQVPALLARGGDMAEISQICRLDQGQRLVSIIEASKLFDHSKIKEALHMDLSRQNDAADELLDEEIDDEEQVVVFHLDAEEFAVPIASVQEIVRVPAELTRVPRTPAFVEGVINLRGAVLPVIDQRRRLGLARVDRDDRQRIMVFLLGGVRTGFIVDAVTEVLKLPRQAIEPAPQLSEEQANLITRVANLEKQRRLILLIEPERLLPHSDLQALEQLSEAA; translated from the coding sequence ATGGACGACGACGCGTCGGACGCCGAGGGCGCCGGCACGTCCAGCGGGCGCCTGTTCGTCACCTTCCTGGTCGGCAGCGACGTCTTCGCGGTGGACATGGCGCCGGTGCAGGAAATCATCCGCGTCCCGGACATGGTCCGCGTGCCGCTGGCGCCGCCGGCGCTGGACGGCCTGGCCAACCTGCGCGGCCGGGTGCTGCCGATCATCAGCCTGGCGCGCGTGTTCGGTCTGCCCGAACGCCCGGCGGACGACAGTTCGCGTGCGGTGGTGATCGACCTGGGGCAGCCGCTGGGCTTCGTGGTCGACCGCGTCGCCAGCGTGGTGGAGGTGCAGCCGGATTCCATCCAGGACATCGGCGAGATCAGCGCCACCGTCAACAGCGAACTGCTGTCGGGCCTGCTCAAGGACGTGGGCGGGCACCAGATGGTGATGGTGCTGGATTTCGCCCGCCTGATCGCCAGCCAGTTCGGCACCATCGGCGCGCTGGTCCGGCATGCCGGCAGCGCCGGCTTCGTCGAGGACGCGCGCGACGAGGAAGACGACGCCAACAACGATCAACTGCAGTTGGTCAGCTTCGAGGTCGCCGGGCAGGAATACGCCATCGGCATCGAGCAGGTGCAGGAAATCGTGCAGGTCCCGGAACACCTGGTGCAGGTCCCGCACTCGCAGCAGCACGTGCTTGGCGTGATGACGCTGCGCCAGCGGCTGCTGCCACTGGTGTCGCTGCGCAGCCTGTTCGGCCTGCCCAGGCAGGGCGTCAACGAACGCAGCCGCATCGTGGTGATCAACAGCGGGCACCTGTCCGTCGGCGTGGTGATGGACAGCGTCAAGGAAGTCCTGCGCGTGCACCGGAGCGCGGTGGACCAGGTCCCGGCGCTGCTGGCGCGCGGCGGCGACATGGCCGAGATCAGCCAGATCTGCCGCCTCGACCAGGGACAGCGCTTGGTGTCGATCATCGAAGCGAGCAAGTTGTTCGACCACTCGAAGATAAAGGAAGCCCTGCACATGGATCTTTCCCGCCAGAACGACGCCGCCGACGAACTGCTCGACGAGGAGATCGACGACGAAGAGCAAGTGGTGGTGTTCCACCTGGACGCGGAAGAGTTCGCCGTGCCGATCGCCAGCGTGCAGGAAATCGTGCGCGTGCCGGCGGAACTGACCCGGGTCCCGCGGACGCCGGCCTTCGTCGAAGGCGTGATCAACCTGCGCGGCGCCGTGCTGCCGGTGATCGACCAGCGCCGGCGGCTGGGCCTGGCCCGCGTGGACCGTGACGACCGGCAGCGGATCATGGTGTTCCTGCTCGGCGGCGTGCGCACCGGCTTCATCGTCGATGCCGTCACCGAAGTGCTGAAGCTGCCGCGCCAGGCGATCGAACCGGCGCCGCAGCTGAGCGAGGAGCAGGCCAACCTGATCACCCGCGTCGCCAACCTGGAGAAGCAGCGCCGCCTGATCCTGCTGATCGAGCCGGAGCGGCTGCTGCCGCACAGCGACCTGCAAGCGCTGGAGCAACTGAGCGAGGCGGCGTGA
- the cheB gene encoding chemotaxis-specific protein-glutamate methyltransferase CheB: MIKLLIVDDSALMRRKLSTLFEQAGGFEIRLARNGREAVEENRAFLPDVVTLDINMPEMDGLTALSLVMAERPTPVVMLSSLTVKSALATFEAFALGAVDCVAKPDGTISLHLERIEEELLSKVKQAARARPRTARATPAPKPKAAMPVPKPAAAPRREGGLVLIGVSTGGPRTLEDILPLLPADFPWPVLIAQHMPAAFTGLFAQRLDRICALQVHEVAEPMPLVPGNVYIARGGGDVVVSKRRDQRVALPQPAHPQHLWHPSVELLGRSALQHYPARELVAVMLTGMGHDGAEAFAEIHRGGGLTVAESEESAVVFGMPERLIQQGGADRVLPANRIAKQLVEWLH, from the coding sequence GTGATCAAGCTGCTCATCGTCGACGACTCGGCGCTGATGCGGCGCAAGTTGTCCACCCTGTTCGAGCAGGCCGGCGGCTTCGAGATCCGCCTGGCGCGCAACGGCAGGGAAGCGGTCGAGGAAAACCGTGCGTTCCTGCCGGACGTGGTGACGCTGGACATCAACATGCCGGAAATGGACGGACTTACCGCCCTGTCGCTGGTGATGGCCGAGCGCCCCACGCCGGTGGTGATGCTCTCCTCGCTGACGGTGAAAAGCGCGCTGGCCACCTTCGAGGCATTCGCGCTGGGTGCGGTGGACTGCGTCGCCAAGCCGGACGGCACCATTTCGCTGCACCTGGAGCGGATCGAAGAAGAACTGCTGAGCAAGGTCAAGCAGGCCGCGCGCGCGCGGCCGCGGACAGCGCGCGCCACGCCGGCGCCCAAGCCGAAAGCGGCGATGCCGGTGCCCAAGCCGGCCGCCGCACCGCGGCGCGAAGGCGGCCTGGTGCTGATCGGGGTGTCCACCGGCGGGCCGCGCACGCTGGAAGACATCCTGCCGCTGCTGCCGGCGGACTTCCCCTGGCCGGTGCTGATCGCACAGCACATGCCGGCGGCGTTCACCGGCCTGTTCGCGCAACGCCTGGACCGCATCTGCGCACTGCAGGTACACGAAGTGGCCGAACCGATGCCGCTGGTGCCCGGCAACGTCTATATCGCCCGCGGCGGTGGCGATGTGGTGGTGAGCAAGCGCCGCGACCAGCGCGTGGCCCTGCCGCAGCCGGCGCATCCGCAGCACCTGTGGCATCCATCGGTGGAACTGCTCGGGCGCTCAGCCCTGCAGCACTACCCGGCGCGCGAACTGGTCGCGGTGATGCTCACCGGCATGGGCCACGACGGCGCCGAGGCGTTCGCCGAGATCCATCGCGGCGGCGGGCTCACGGTCGCCGAATCGGAGGAGTCGGCCGTCGTGTTCGGGATGCCGGAACGGCTGATCCAGCAAGGCGGCGCCGATCGGGTGCTGCCGGCCAACCGGATCGCCAAGCAACTCGTCGAATGGCTTCACTAA